A window of the Streptomyces sp. Ag109_O5-10 genome harbors these coding sequences:
- a CDS encoding cytochrome P450: protein MTQTSMLRQITDFANRADPYPLYEELRKTPVLHEEEDGPYVISTYHDIEALLHDPRISSDESNVIVGRDDELSGPEATGLPPSFIRLDPPEHDRLRRIANSSFGPPHQPHRIDNMRGQLEEIVTELIDGLGDAREFDLVDQVAYPFPVTVICRLLGVPREDEPRFRAWVDPIVAGLDPDSRTADESAKTAQEARLQLGMYLNGLAEQRTKEPRDDMLSDLVHSHGPDGAMTTMEVLSTSVLLLIAGHETTVNLITNGMLTLLRYPQYLERLRNDPGLSVRIVEELLRYEPPVQLLPQRTCIADLEVHGVTIPKGSRIWLVLAAGNRDPHRFTDPDRFDPDRQDIQHLGFGSGIHSCFGAPLARLEAQIALSQLARRLANPRLVEDPPPYRPNAVLRGPRHLNIAVDGIK from the coding sequence ATGACGCAGACCTCGATGTTGCGCCAGATCACCGACTTCGCGAACCGCGCCGACCCGTATCCGCTGTACGAGGAGCTCCGCAAGACCCCGGTGCTGCACGAGGAGGAGGACGGCCCCTACGTGATCAGCACCTACCACGACATCGAAGCCCTGCTCCACGATCCGCGGATCAGCTCCGACGAGTCCAACGTGATCGTGGGCAGGGACGACGAGCTGTCCGGCCCGGAGGCCACGGGGCTGCCGCCGAGCTTCATCCGCCTCGACCCGCCCGAGCACGACCGGCTGCGCCGGATCGCCAACAGCTCCTTCGGGCCGCCCCACCAGCCGCACCGGATCGACAACATGCGGGGCCAGCTGGAGGAGATCGTCACCGAGCTGATCGACGGTCTCGGAGACGCCCGGGAGTTCGACCTGGTCGACCAGGTCGCCTACCCGTTCCCGGTCACCGTGATCTGCCGGCTGCTCGGCGTGCCGCGCGAGGACGAGCCGCGGTTCCGGGCCTGGGTCGACCCGATCGTGGCCGGTCTGGACCCGGACAGCCGCACGGCCGACGAATCCGCGAAGACCGCGCAGGAGGCCCGGCTGCAGCTCGGCATGTACCTGAACGGACTGGCGGAGCAGCGCACCAAGGAGCCGCGCGACGACATGTTGTCCGACCTGGTGCACAGTCACGGCCCGGACGGCGCCATGACGACCATGGAGGTGCTCAGCACGTCGGTGCTGCTGCTGATCGCCGGCCACGAGACGACGGTCAACCTCATCACCAACGGCATGCTGACGCTGCTGCGGTACCCGCAGTACCTGGAGCGGCTGCGGAACGATCCGGGGCTGTCGGTGCGGATCGTGGAGGAGCTGCTGCGCTACGAGCCGCCGGTGCAGTTGCTGCCGCAGCGCACCTGCATCGCCGACCTCGAGGTGCACGGGGTGACCATCCCCAAGGGGTCGCGGATCTGGCTGGTCCTTGCCGCCGGCAACCGGGACCCGCATCGGTTCACCGATCCCGACCGGTTCGACCCGGACCGCCAGGACATCCAGCACCTCGGCTTCGGCAGCGGCATCCACAGCTGCTTCGGCGCCCCGCTGGCCCGCCTGGAGGCACAGATCGCGCTGTCGCAGCTGGCCCGCCGGCTCGCCAACCCGCGCCTGGTGG
- a CDS encoding NAD(P)/FAD-dependent oxidoreductase, which yields MPPTDYLDWLRREGRIVIVGASLAGLRGAETLRAEGFAGELTLIGDEPYEPYDRPPLSKAVLLGRAVPNHTALPHRREIDAKWRLGVAATGLDVEAKRVRLADGDEVEYDRLLIATGVRARPWPKEDEARLEGVFTLRTRDDAATLLRRLKAGPRRVFVIGAGFTGSEIASACREQGIAVTVAERAGAPLVGALGGVIGAVAAELHRENGVDLRTGVQVTALEGDSAGRVRAVHLSDESIVEADVVIVSLGAIRNTDWLAGSGLGAGPRGIACDAGCRAFDFRGIVTDDVFVAGDVARSPHALFGYQFLSLEHWGNAVSQAETAAHNMISPSAERRPHLWVPAFWSSQFGVNIKSVGVPPMGEQIMITQGSLAERRFVGVYGYQGRTIAAVSFDNARWLEFYQRQIEKAGPFPVEFPTVDRRPEGRVPVDADFPDPALPTHAPMVTLSGYSPTDTQLIFHPARH from the coding sequence ATGCCGCCCACTGACTATCTCGACTGGCTGCGCCGCGAGGGCCGGATCGTGATCGTGGGTGCCTCGCTGGCCGGGCTGCGGGGCGCCGAGACGCTGCGGGCCGAGGGGTTCGCCGGGGAACTCACCCTGATCGGTGACGAGCCGTACGAGCCCTATGACCGGCCGCCGCTGTCCAAGGCGGTGCTGCTCGGCAGGGCGGTCCCGAACCACACGGCGCTGCCGCACCGCAGGGAGATCGACGCGAAGTGGCGGCTGGGCGTGGCGGCGACGGGCCTGGACGTCGAGGCCAAGCGGGTCCGGCTGGCCGACGGCGACGAGGTCGAGTACGACCGGCTGCTGATCGCGACCGGCGTGCGGGCCCGGCCCTGGCCCAAGGAGGACGAGGCCCGTCTGGAGGGCGTGTTCACGCTGCGCACCCGGGACGACGCCGCGACGCTGCTGCGGCGGCTGAAGGCCGGGCCGCGCCGGGTGTTCGTGATCGGCGCCGGGTTCACCGGGTCGGAGATCGCCTCGGCCTGCCGCGAGCAGGGCATCGCGGTCACCGTCGCGGAACGGGCGGGCGCGCCCCTGGTGGGCGCCCTCGGCGGGGTGATCGGCGCGGTGGCGGCCGAGCTGCACCGCGAGAACGGCGTGGACCTGCGGACCGGCGTCCAGGTCACCGCGCTGGAGGGCGACTCGGCCGGGCGGGTGCGGGCGGTCCACCTGTCCGACGAGTCCATCGTCGAGGCGGACGTGGTGATCGTGTCGCTCGGCGCCATCCGCAACACCGACTGGCTGGCCGGATCCGGGCTCGGCGCGGGGCCGCGGGGCATCGCCTGCGACGCGGGCTGCCGTGCCTTCGACTTCCGGGGCATCGTCACCGACGACGTCTTCGTCGCCGGCGACGTCGCCCGGTCCCCGCACGCGCTCTTCGGCTACCAGTTCCTGTCCCTGGAGCACTGGGGCAACGCGGTCTCCCAGGCCGAGACCGCCGCGCACAACATGATCAGCCCGAGCGCCGAGCGGCGGCCGCACCTGTGGGTGCCGGCGTTCTGGTCGTCGCAGTTCGGGGTGAACATCAAGTCGGTCGGGGTGCCGCCGATGGGTGAGCAGATCATGATCACCCAGGGTTCGCTGGCCGAGCGGCGGTTCGTCGGGGTGTACGGCTACCAGGGCCGGACGATCGCCGCGGTGAGCTTCGACAACGCGCGGTGGCTGGAGTTCTATCAGCGGCAGATCGAGAAGGCCGGGCCGTTCCCGGTGGAGTTCCCGACCGTGGACCGCCGTCCCGAGGGACGGGTGCCGGTGGACGCCGACTTCCCGGACCCGGCCCTGCCGACGCACGCCCCCATGGTGACCCTCAGCGGCTACTCGCCGACCGACACGCAGCTGATCTTCCACCCCGCCCGCCACTGA
- a CDS encoding ferredoxin has product MRLVVDLNRCQGYAQCAFLAPDVFTMHGEESLVYNPQAEQEHRERVARAVAACPVQAITADGLDGFAGGASDAAH; this is encoded by the coding sequence ATGCGTCTTGTCGTCGACCTCAACAGATGTCAGGGATACGCGCAGTGCGCGTTCCTCGCCCCGGACGTCTTCACCATGCACGGCGAGGAATCCCTCGTCTACAACCCGCAGGCCGAGCAGGAGCACCGCGAGCGGGTGGCGCGTGCCGTGGCCGCCTGCCCGGTGCAGGCGATCACCGCCGACGGCCTGGACGGATTCGCGGGAGGGGCCTCCGATGCCGCCCACTGA
- a CDS encoding DUF885 domain-containing protein, with protein MSQTSNPLPRQVADTFVDELIALDPITGTFLGDKESSGRLPDNSPAGAEALARLQRDTLAKLDEAERQPGADSDIERRCARLLRERLSASLAVHEADESLRSVSNLSSAAHAVRQVFTVTPTATEEDWTAVAERLRAVPAALEGYRQSLELGLERKLYGGPRATATFVGQLGEWADTGDGRSWFEQFAASGPEALRTELDTAARSATEAVVALRDWMRDVYEPAVEGAPDVVGRERYARWVRYFNGTDLDLDEAYAYGWSEYHRLLGEMKAEAEKVLPGAATPWVALAHLDEQGTHVEGVDEVRGWLQSVMDEAIEKLDGTHFDLAERVRRVESRIAPPGSAAAPYYTPPSDDFSRPGITWLPTMGQTRFPVYDLVSTWYHEGVPGHHLQLAQWKHVAGNLSRYQASVGMVSANAEGWALYAERLMDELGFLTDPERRLGYLDAQMMRAARVIVDIGMHLELTIPDDSPFHPGERWTPALAQEFFGAHSSRPADFVESELTRYLSMPGQAIGYKLGERAWLLGREQARARRGAGFDLKSWHMAALSQGSLGLDDLVDELSQL; from the coding sequence ATGTCACAGACCAGTAACCCGCTGCCCCGTCAGGTCGCCGACACCTTCGTCGACGAACTCATCGCCCTCGACCCGATCACCGGTACCTTCCTCGGCGACAAGGAGAGTTCGGGCCGGCTGCCCGACAACTCGCCGGCCGGCGCTGAGGCGCTCGCCCGGCTCCAGCGCGACACGCTCGCCAAGCTCGACGAGGCGGAACGGCAACCAGGTGCCGACAGTGACATCGAGCGTCGCTGCGCGCGCCTGCTGCGCGAGCGGCTCAGCGCCTCCCTCGCCGTGCACGAGGCCGACGAGAGCCTGCGTTCGGTCAGCAACCTGAGCTCGGCCGCGCACGCGGTGCGCCAGGTGTTCACGGTGACGCCCACCGCCACCGAGGAGGACTGGACGGCGGTCGCCGAGCGGCTGCGCGCGGTGCCTGCCGCGCTGGAGGGCTACCGGCAGTCCCTCGAACTCGGCTTGGAGCGGAAGCTGTACGGCGGTCCGCGCGCCACCGCGACCTTCGTCGGGCAGCTCGGCGAGTGGGCCGACACGGGCGACGGCAGGAGCTGGTTCGAGCAGTTCGCGGCGTCCGGCCCCGAGGCGCTGCGAACCGAGCTGGACACGGCGGCCCGCTCCGCCACCGAGGCCGTGGTGGCGCTGCGCGACTGGATGCGGGACGTGTACGAACCCGCGGTCGAGGGCGCGCCGGACGTGGTGGGCCGGGAGCGGTACGCCCGCTGGGTGCGCTACTTCAACGGCACCGACCTCGATCTGGACGAGGCGTACGCGTACGGCTGGTCCGAGTACCACCGGCTGCTCGGCGAGATGAAGGCCGAGGCCGAGAAGGTCCTGCCCGGCGCGGCCACGCCGTGGGTGGCGCTGGCACACCTGGACGAGCAGGGCACCCACGTCGAGGGTGTCGACGAGGTGCGCGGCTGGCTGCAGTCGGTGATGGACGAGGCCATCGAGAAGCTGGACGGCACCCACTTCGACCTGGCCGAGCGGGTGCGCCGGGTGGAGTCCCGGATCGCTCCGCCCGGCAGCGCGGCGGCCCCGTACTACACCCCGCCGTCGGACGACTTCTCGCGCCCGGGCATCACCTGGCTGCCGACCATGGGCCAGACCCGGTTCCCGGTCTACGACCTCGTGTCGACCTGGTACCACGAGGGTGTGCCCGGCCACCACCTCCAGCTGGCGCAGTGGAAGCACGTCGCCGGGAACCTCTCCCGCTACCAGGCGAGCGTGGGCATGGTCAGCGCCAACGCCGAGGGCTGGGCGCTGTACGCGGAGCGGCTGATGGACGAACTGGGCTTCCTGACCGACCCGGAGCGCCGCCTCGGCTACCTGGACGCGCAGATGATGCGGGCCGCGCGGGTCATCGTCGACATCGGCATGCACCTGGAGCTGACGATCCCGGACGACTCCCCGTTCCACCCCGGGGAGCGCTGGACCCCCGCGCTGGCGCAGGAGTTCTTCGGAGCGCACAGCAGCCGGCCCGCGGACTTCGTGGAGAGCGAGCTGACCCGCTACCTGTCCATGCCGGGGCAGGCCATCGGCTACAAGCTGGGCGAGCGGGCCTGGCTGCTGGGCCGGGAGCAGGCCCGGGCGCGGCGGGGCGCCGGCTTCGACCTCAAGTCCTGGCACATGGCGGCCCTCTCGCAGGGCTCGCTGGGCCTGGACGACCTGGTGGACGAGCTGTCGCAGCTGTGA
- a CDS encoding Lrp/AsnC family transcriptional regulator has protein sequence MADSVVLDPVDLHLLRLLQNDARTTYRDLAAQVGVAPSTCLDRVTRLRRSGVILGHRLELDPAKLGRGLEALLSVQVRPHRRELVGPFVERIRALPESRTVFHLTGPDDYLVHVAVADMTDLQRLVLDEFTARREVARVETRLIFQKWECGPLLPPVSSVQSP, from the coding sequence GTGGCCGATTCCGTCGTACTGGATCCGGTCGATCTGCATCTGCTGCGGCTGTTGCAGAACGACGCCCGGACCACCTACCGCGACCTCGCCGCCCAGGTGGGCGTGGCGCCGTCGACCTGTCTGGACCGGGTGACCCGGCTGCGCCGCTCGGGGGTGATCCTCGGGCACCGCCTCGAACTCGATCCGGCCAAGCTCGGGCGTGGTCTGGAGGCGCTGCTGTCGGTGCAGGTCAGGCCGCACCGGCGGGAGTTGGTGGGTCCGTTCGTGGAGCGGATCCGGGCGCTTCCGGAGTCGCGGACGGTGTTCCATCTCACCGGTCCCGACGACTATCTGGTGCATGTGGCCGTGGCGGACATGACGGACCTGCAGCGGCTCGTCCTGGACGAGTTCACGGCCCGCCGGGAAGTGGCCCGGGTGGAGACCCGGCTGATCTTCCAGAAGTGGGAGTGCGGGCCGCTGCTTCCGCCGGTGTCGTCGGTTCAATCCCCGTGA
- a CDS encoding PLP-dependent aspartate aminotransferase family protein: MDTASTYDTPAPVGGPLSRAPRALATEAVHAGRDDLARQGLHAPPIDLSTTYPSYDSRAEAARIDAFAADGADPAGPPVYGRLGNPTVARFETALAVLEGTGAAVAFASGMAALTAVLLARAAAGLRHVVAVRPLYGCSDHLLTAGLLGTEVTWTDPAGITDALRPDTGLVLVESPANPTLAELDLRAVAHACGTVPLLADNTFATPVLQRPAELGARLVLHSATKYLGGHGDVLGGVVACDEEFAGQLRKIRFATGGVLHPLAGYLLLRGLATLPVRVRAASATAAELARRLTADPRVARVHYPRLGGAMIAFEVHDDPHEVISRVRLITPAVSLGSVDTLIQHPASISHRVVDEGDRRDAGVSDRLLRLSVGLEDVDDLWADLDRALGVLEIPVSRSAPQGARGTVRPAPAHPQPQDHPER; this comes from the coding sequence ATGGACACAGCGAGCACCTACGACACCCCGGCGCCCGTCGGCGGCCCCCTCTCCCGCGCGCCCCGCGCCCTGGCCACCGAGGCCGTGCACGCCGGCCGCGACGACCTCGCCCGCCAGGGCCTGCACGCCCCGCCGATCGACCTGTCCACCACCTACCCGTCGTACGACAGCCGGGCCGAGGCGGCCCGCATCGACGCCTTCGCCGCCGACGGCGCGGACCCGGCGGGACCGCCGGTCTACGGACGCCTCGGCAACCCGACGGTGGCCCGCTTCGAGACCGCCCTGGCCGTCCTGGAGGGCACCGGGGCCGCGGTCGCCTTCGCCAGTGGCATGGCCGCCCTCACCGCCGTCCTCCTCGCCCGCGCCGCCGCCGGCCTGCGTCATGTCGTCGCCGTACGGCCCCTCTACGGCTGCAGCGACCATCTCCTCACCGCCGGACTCCTCGGCACCGAGGTCACCTGGACCGACCCGGCCGGGATCACCGACGCCCTGCGCCCGGACACCGGCCTGGTGCTGGTCGAGTCCCCGGCCAATCCGACCCTCGCCGAACTCGACCTGCGGGCGGTCGCCCACGCCTGCGGTACGGTGCCGCTGCTCGCCGACAACACCTTCGCCACCCCCGTGCTGCAACGCCCCGCCGAACTCGGCGCCCGGCTGGTGCTGCACAGTGCCACCAAGTACCTCGGCGGCCACGGCGACGTGCTCGGCGGCGTGGTCGCCTGTGACGAGGAGTTCGCGGGTCAGCTCCGGAAGATACGGTTCGCCACCGGCGGGGTCCTGCACCCGCTCGCCGGCTACCTCCTGCTGCGCGGGCTGGCCACCCTCCCGGTCCGGGTCCGGGCAGCCTCCGCCACCGCCGCCGAACTGGCCCGCCGCCTCACCGCCGACCCGCGCGTCGCCCGCGTCCACTACCCGCGACTGGGCGGCGCGATGATCGCCTTCGAGGTCCACGACGACCCGCACGAGGTCATCTCCCGGGTACGGCTGATCACCCCCGCCGTCAGCCTCGGCAGCGTCGACACCCTCATCCAGCACCCGGCCTCCATCAGCCACCGCGTCGTCGACGAGGGAGACCGCCGGGACGCCGGCGTGAGCGACCGGCTGCTGCGGCTGTCGGTGGGCCTGGAGGACGTGGACGACCTGTGGGCGGACCTGGACCGGGCGCTGGGGGTGCTTGAGATCCCCGTCAGCCGCAGCGCCCCGCAAGGGGCGCGGGGAACCGTGCGACCAGCCCCCGCGCACCCGCAGCCGCAGGACCACCCCGAGCGCTAG
- a CDS encoding GNAT family N-acetyltransferase, translating into MSDVTRTRNGRPVHHWRRDVVELAALFTAVAVADGVANLVGHGPDGPALLVISALVLAATAGFHVWWARRPGHAPPVTDTDTGARPGVPEARQAGSGAGASGTGDRPSTLWRLRTTVRDEPGSLAALCGALAGHRVDILSLQTHPLGDGTVDEFLLRAPGGLTAGEITRAVALAGGTDTWIERADAHDLVDAPTRVLGLATRTALDAAELPLALRQLLGRCTIRSLPAHPVGGARSPEAVPVEGALEDTVMRLRAPEGGVITVERPYLPFTPTEFARARALVELDARLGPRIPRGQDVISLPAGSEITVRRADTGDLEAAKAMHERCSPRTLGLRYHGPVGDADRYLNHLLSPRFGRTLAVQTASGRIVGLGHLLWDGDETEVALLVEDDWQRRGIGGELLGRLVRMAVEAGCESVYAVTQASNTGMVAAMRGLELPLDYQIEEGTLVITARLAAESAGAVTAAGRLSGAGEWGNAEAP; encoded by the coding sequence ATGTCTGATGTGACACGCACGAGGAACGGACGCCCCGTGCACCACTGGCGGCGGGACGTCGTCGAACTCGCCGCCCTGTTCACGGCGGTCGCGGTGGCCGACGGGGTGGCCAATCTGGTCGGGCACGGGCCCGACGGCCCGGCCCTGCTGGTGATCTCGGCGCTGGTGCTGGCGGCGACGGCCGGCTTCCACGTCTGGTGGGCGAGGCGCCCAGGTCACGCACCGCCGGTGACGGATACCGATACCGGCGCCCGGCCCGGCGTTCCCGAGGCACGGCAGGCCGGATCCGGCGCGGGCGCCTCGGGAACCGGCGACCGGCCGAGCACGCTGTGGCGGCTGCGGACGACGGTGCGGGACGAGCCCGGTTCGCTGGCCGCGCTGTGCGGCGCGCTCGCCGGGCACCGGGTGGACATCCTGAGCCTGCAGACGCATCCGCTGGGTGACGGCACCGTGGACGAGTTCCTGCTGCGGGCGCCGGGTGGACTGACCGCAGGCGAGATCACGCGGGCCGTCGCGCTGGCCGGGGGCACGGACACCTGGATCGAGCGGGCCGACGCCCACGATCTGGTGGACGCGCCGACCAGGGTCCTCGGTCTGGCCACCCGAACTGCCCTGGACGCAGCGGAACTTCCGCTGGCCCTCCGGCAGTTGTTGGGGAGGTGCACGATCCGCTCGCTCCCCGCCCACCCGGTCGGCGGGGCCCGGAGCCCCGAGGCGGTTCCCGTCGAGGGGGCGCTGGAGGACACCGTGATGCGGCTGCGTGCGCCGGAGGGGGGAGTGATCACCGTGGAACGGCCGTATCTCCCGTTCACGCCGACCGAGTTCGCGCGGGCGCGGGCGCTGGTGGAGCTGGACGCGCGGCTCGGACCGCGCATCCCGCGCGGCCAGGACGTGATCTCGCTGCCCGCGGGCAGCGAGATCACGGTACGCCGGGCCGACACCGGTGACCTGGAGGCGGCGAAGGCGATGCACGAGCGCTGCTCGCCGCGGACGCTCGGGCTCCGCTACCACGGGCCGGTCGGGGACGCCGACCGGTACCTGAACCACCTGCTCAGCCCCCGCTTCGGCCGGACGCTGGCCGTGCAGACCGCGTCGGGCCGGATCGTCGGCCTCGGGCATCTGCTGTGGGACGGGGACGAGACCGAGGTGGCGCTCCTCGTCGAGGACGACTGGCAGCGGCGCGGTATCGGCGGCGAACTGCTCGGGCGGCTGGTGAGGATGGCCGTCGAGGCGGGCTGCGAGAGCGTGTACGCGGTGACGCAGGCGTCCAACACGGGGATGGTGGCGGCGATGCGGGGGCTGGAGCTGCCGTTGGATTATCAGATCGAGGAGGGGACGCTGGTCATCACGGCGCGGCTCGCTGCGGAGTCGGCGGGCGCCGTGACCGCCGCGGGGCGGCTTTCCGGTGCGGGTGAGTGGGGGAACGCCGAAGCGCCCTAG
- a CDS encoding alpha/beta fold hydrolase, with protein sequence MSATVSFKAPAAHGRQDVTVSYARVGRGEPLVLIHGIGHHRQAWDPVVDILATERDVIAVDLPGFGASPALPDGLAYDLPTTNALLGALFEALELDRPHVAGNSLGGLLALELGREKLVRSVTALSPAGFWSQAERRYAFGVLIAMRRIAERLPLPLVERLSRSAAGRAALTSTIYARPARRSPEAVVAETLALAQASGFAETLRAGAAVQFTDDVPGIPVTVGWGTRDMLLVRRQGVRAKQIIPKARLVRLPGCGHCPMNDDPALVARVILDGSR encoded by the coding sequence ATGTCCGCCACCGTCTCGTTCAAAGCCCCGGCCGCGCACGGCCGGCAGGATGTGACCGTCTCGTACGCGCGCGTGGGCCGCGGCGAACCACTGGTCCTCATCCACGGCATAGGGCATCACCGGCAGGCCTGGGACCCCGTGGTGGACATCCTCGCGACCGAGCGGGACGTGATCGCCGTGGACCTGCCCGGCTTCGGCGCCTCCCCGGCCCTGCCCGACGGCCTCGCCTACGACCTGCCGACCACCAACGCCCTGCTCGGCGCCCTGTTCGAGGCCCTGGAGCTGGACCGGCCGCACGTGGCGGGCAACTCGCTCGGCGGGCTGCTGGCGCTGGAGCTGGGCCGCGAGAAGCTCGTACGGTCCGTCACCGCGCTCTCCCCCGCCGGGTTCTGGTCACAGGCCGAGCGGCGCTACGCCTTCGGTGTGCTCATCGCCATGCGGCGGATCGCGGAGCGGCTGCCGCTCCCCCTGGTCGAACGGCTGTCCCGGTCGGCCGCCGGTCGGGCCGCCCTCACCAGCACCATCTACGCCCGCCCGGCGCGCCGTTCACCCGAGGCCGTGGTCGCCGAGACGCTGGCCCTCGCGCAGGCCAGCGGATTCGCCGAGACCCTGCGGGCGGGCGCCGCCGTCCAGTTCACCGACGACGTCCCCGGCATCCCGGTCACCGTGGGCTGGGGCACCCGGGACATGCTGCTGGTGCGCCGCCAGGGGGTCCGGGCCAAGCAGATCATCCCCAAGGCCCGGCTGGTCCGGCTGCCCGGCTGCGGCCACTGCCCGATGAACGACGACCCGGCGCTGGTCGCCCGCGTCATCCTCGACGGCAGCCGCTGA
- a CDS encoding GntR family transcriptional regulator — MGTTQLESVPEPKYWHLKTVLSEALDSEFSVGEILPNERDLAARFGVARATLRQALEQLELEGRLQRRRGVGTTVAPPRVGVAVGTDQHAWPGAAGDAWQPGDCTLAVPPAAVAAALETGPEEPVHIVRRSRVSHGQPVAAELLYIPADSVPELTAIDAPSGAARARAVLRELQRLELEGQDRAVELGSARADDAKELDRLPGAPVLVVTTRFLAAGRTAALSVATYRADTCRLTFGDTGGVEIHHGPERQAS; from the coding sequence GTGGGGACCACGCAGCTGGAATCGGTGCCGGAACCGAAGTACTGGCATCTCAAGACCGTGCTCAGTGAGGCACTGGACTCGGAGTTCTCGGTCGGCGAGATCCTGCCCAACGAGCGCGACCTCGCCGCCCGCTTCGGCGTGGCCCGCGCCACCCTCCGCCAGGCCCTCGAACAGCTCGAACTGGAGGGCCGGCTGCAGCGCCGCCGCGGTGTCGGCACGACGGTCGCGCCCCCGCGCGTGGGCGTGGCGGTCGGCACCGACCAGCACGCCTGGCCCGGCGCCGCCGGGGACGCATGGCAGCCCGGCGACTGCACCCTCGCGGTGCCGCCCGCCGCCGTCGCGGCCGCCCTGGAGACCGGCCCCGAGGAGCCCGTGCACATCGTGCGCCGCTCCCGCGTCTCGCACGGCCAGCCCGTCGCCGCCGAGCTGCTCTACATCCCGGCGGACTCGGTCCCGGAGCTGACGGCGATCGACGCGCCGTCCGGAGCGGCCCGCGCGCGTGCGGTCCTGCGTGAGCTGCAGCGCCTGGAGCTCGAGGGCCAGGACCGCGCCGTGGAACTCGGCTCGGCCCGCGCGGACGACGCCAAGGAGCTCGACCGTCTTCCCGGCGCCCCGGTGCTCGTCGTCACCACCCGGTTCCTCGCCGCCGGCCGTACCGCCGCGCTCTCCGTCGCCACCTACCGCGCGGACACCTGCCGGCTGACCTTCGGTGACACCGGCGGCGTGGAGATCCACCACGGCCCCGAGCGGCAGGCCTCCTAG
- a CDS encoding ROK family transcriptional regulator, whose amino-acid sequence MAGLTGGDPSLLRRINSAVVLHALRATDCATLTEITRVTGLSRPTVEGVVEGLIEAGLVVETVADEGATRKQGRPARRFRFRAEAGHLLGLEIGPHRVAALLSDLDGRVLGAQAKEVGETAGADERLERLRTAVAELLRRAGVARSSLRAVGVGTPGIVEADGLVRLGTALPEWTGLRLGERLSRSFKCPVLVENDANAAAVAEHWKGAATDSDDMVMVMAGLSPGAGSLIGGRLHRGYGGAAGEIGALHLLGREVTPETLLSTTDEPLHPLDEQAVAEVFALARKGDARARAAVDRFIQRLVHDVAALVLALDPELVVIGGWAAGLDGVLEPLRRELARYCLRPPRVALSLLGEAAVATGALRLALDHVEEQLFAVDGTVTARR is encoded by the coding sequence TTGGCGGGGTTGACCGGCGGTGATCCGTCTCTGCTGCGAAGGATCAATTCCGCAGTGGTGCTGCATGCGTTGCGGGCCACCGACTGTGCGACGCTCACCGAGATCACCCGGGTGACCGGGCTGTCCCGGCCGACCGTCGAGGGGGTCGTGGAGGGGCTCATCGAGGCCGGACTGGTCGTCGAGACGGTGGCCGACGAGGGCGCCACCCGGAAACAGGGGCGGCCGGCGCGGCGGTTCCGGTTCCGCGCCGAGGCCGGACACCTGCTCGGCCTGGAGATAGGCCCGCACCGCGTCGCCGCCCTCCTGTCCGACCTGGACGGGCGGGTGCTGGGGGCGCAGGCCAAGGAGGTCGGCGAGACGGCCGGCGCGGACGAGCGGCTGGAGCGGCTGCGCACCGCCGTCGCCGAGCTGCTGCGCCGGGCCGGGGTGGCGCGCAGTTCGCTGCGGGCCGTCGGGGTCGGCACGCCCGGCATCGTCGAGGCGGACGGCCTGGTGCGGCTGGGGACCGCGCTGCCCGAGTGGACGGGACTGCGACTCGGCGAGCGGCTGAGCCGGTCCTTCAAGTGCCCGGTCCTGGTGGAGAACGACGCCAACGCGGCGGCGGTGGCCGAGCACTGGAAGGGCGCCGCCACCGATTCCGACGACATGGTGATGGTGATGGCCGGGCTGAGTCCGGGCGCCGGATCGCTGATCGGCGGGCGGCTGCACCGGGGGTACGGCGGGGCGGCCGGGGAGATCGGCGCGCTGCATCTGCTTGGCCGGGAGGTGACCCCGGAGACGCTGCTGTCCACCACGGACGAGCCACTGCACCCGCTGGACGAGCAGGCGGTCGCCGAGGTGTTCGCGCTGGCCCGCAAGGGGGACGCGCGGGCGCGGGCGGCCGTCGACCGGTTCATCCAGCGGCTGGTCCACGACGTGGCCGCGCTGGTGCTGGCGCTGGACCCGGAGCTGGTGGTGATCGGCGGCTGGGCGGCCGGTCTGGACGGCGTCCTGGAGCCGCTGCGCCGGGAGCTGGCCCGGTACTGTCTGCGGCCGCCCCGGGTGGCGCTCTCGCTGCTCGGTGAGGCGGCGGTGGCGACGGGCGCGCTGCGGCTCGCCCTCGACCACGTGGAGGAACAGCTGTTCGCGGTGGACGGAACGGTCACCGCGCGCCGCTGA